The genomic DNA TTCAGGAAGTAATGGCACAAGCTATGTTGGTTGCTCAGCAACTGGTAGAAAGGAAAGGGGCTTTTGAGTCAGACATTATGCGTGGTCAGCTCATTATACGAGATTCAACCCAAGCCGCTTCACCGTAATACCGTTTACTCGCCACACATTCCTCCTCGATGCTAAATAGGCTGCTTTTTCATAAATGTTATGAGAACACAGCCTATAGAGCGTCTTATCTATTCTTCTAAAGATGCTCACCCTCTCAAACTTACCTTTAATACTCACTTTGTTGCATTCAAATAGATTGACTGACTTGGCAATTATAGCCAAATGAGCATGCGTTTTACTGCTTTCCTTAGTATAAATGAAACCGGTTTCAGTAACCGGTTTCATTAATAAGTAACATGATTAGAATGACGCTATTGAATATCAGATCGTGACGACCAAATTGTGACTACCTAAGGAGAGACAGTATGAAAATATTTTTATGTTGTGCTGCTGGCATGTCGACCAGCATGCTCGTGAGTAGGATGGAACAAGCAGCAAAAGAAAAAGGCTTAGTATGCGAAATTTCCGCGCATTCAATTTCAGAGTTTGAAGAGTGCATCAAGTGGAGCGATGTTTGTTTAGTGGCGCCACAAGTTAAATTTAAATACGAAGAATTTAAACGCATCGCGAACGAGCAAGGGAAAGGGTGCGGCCTGATAGATATGATGAATTACGGTTTATTGAAAGGTGATGCGGTGCTCATTCAAGCAGTGAGTTTGTATCACGAGCACGCAACAACTACCACAAGTACGGAGGGGTAGTGCAATGGCTATATTTGATAAAGTCCTTAGCTTTATAGAAAACGTTGTGGCCCCTACCGCTGGAAAAATATCAGCACAGCGACATATTAATGCGATAAAAGATGGTTTTGTCGCGACTATGCCATTTCTTATCGTGGGTTCATTGTTACTTGTCTTAGCATTTCCCCCGTCAGAAGGAAATTTCTTCTTTGATGGCTGGCACGGGTTGATCGACATCATTGGTAAAGACAATATCATGGCACCCTTCCAACTAAGCATGGGTATTTTTGCTTTATACGCCACGTTTGGTATCGGGTTCAGTTTGGCGGAATCTTATAAATTACGTGCGATGAACAGTGGAATGTTGTCGATGTTTGCCTTCTTACTTGCCG from Photobacterium sanguinicancri includes the following:
- a CDS encoding PTS sugar transporter subunit IIB, with product MKIFLCCAAGMSTSMLVSRMEQAAKEKGLVCEISAHSISEFEECIKWSDVCLVAPQVKFKYEEFKRIANEQGKGCGLIDMMNYGLLKGDAVLIQAVSLYHEHATTTTSTEG